In one Rhodothermales bacterium genomic region, the following are encoded:
- a CDS encoding cytidine deaminase, which yields MKHTPADASARLRALARAWVHRAYSPFSHRPDAAILLLGDGAWVPGVRVESASYSLEIPSVQNAISTAVALGRRDIVALAMSRPITPEDAAYLGTLPEIALAQVDEALFAATGPLPQVAPEPLSPYLDADTPATSEEGLGIARRLAARAYVPESDFPVACVIETGTGLLVPGVNVEHPTWSRILCAERNALGTLVTYGIQDPETMYLTCTREPGCTPCGACRQLLAELTPEATLWMDSSIPGGRAAHPYELLPEFFTGATLFRTPNPRDTA from the coding sequence ATGAAACATACGCCGGCTGACGCCTCGGCCCGGCTCCGCGCCCTCGCGCGAGCGTGGGTGCACCGCGCCTACAGCCCCTTTTCGCATCGACCGGACGCCGCCATCCTCCTCCTCGGCGACGGCGCCTGGGTGCCCGGCGTACGCGTCGAAAGCGCCTCGTATTCCCTCGAAATCCCGTCGGTGCAGAACGCGATCTCGACCGCCGTGGCCCTCGGCCGGCGCGACATCGTCGCCCTCGCCATGAGCCGGCCCATCACGCCGGAAGACGCGGCCTACCTCGGTACGCTCCCGGAAATCGCGCTCGCGCAGGTGGATGAAGCGCTCTTCGCCGCCACCGGCCCCCTCCCGCAGGTCGCGCCCGAACCGTTGTCTCCGTACCTCGATGCCGACACGCCGGCAACATCCGAGGAAGGCCTCGGCATCGCGCGTCGGCTCGCGGCGCGCGCCTATGTGCCGGAATCCGACTTCCCCGTCGCCTGCGTGATCGAGACGGGCACGGGCCTGCTCGTGCCGGGGGTCAACGTCGAACACCCGACCTGGTCGCGCATTCTATGCGCCGAGCGGAACGCGCTGGGGACGCTGGTTACCTACGGCATCCAGGACCCTGAGACCATGTACCTCACCTGCACGCGCGAGCCGGGATGCACGCCATGCGGCGCCTGCCGGCAACTGCTGGCGGAACTAACGCCTGAGGCTACGCTTTGGATGGACTCATCCATACCGGGAGGACGTGCCGCTCACCCCTACGAGCTCCTGCCCGAGTTCTTCACCGGCGCTACCCTCTTTCGAACGCCCAATCCCCGCGACACCGCCTGA
- a CDS encoding calcium/sodium antiporter, with protein sequence MIPLQLLIFVIGLVILYFGAEWLVKGAAGLAIRYGIRPMVVGITVVALATSMPEFVVNFLAALDGEDSLALGNVVGSNIANIGLILGISALVLPLAVSSTTLRNEYPMMMGVALLFYLLSLDGTISRIDGGILITGLAAFFIYVIRDTRKHAALVTRAVEGEEDELAGSGDPIWKQALYIAAGVAALAGGAQLMVKAAVTIAEFLGISPIVIGLTVVAIGTSLPELAASIASALKKDADMSVGNVLGSNLLNILFVIGMVSLIRPLHVDTESLHIHFPVMLGFSLLLLPLAWTRFQISRLEGALLLAGFAGYIVYLVLPYVG encoded by the coding sequence ATGATACCTCTCCAGTTGCTCATTTTTGTGATCGGATTGGTAATACTGTATTTCGGCGCGGAGTGGCTCGTAAAAGGCGCCGCCGGCCTGGCCATTCGGTACGGCATACGCCCCATGGTCGTGGGCATCACGGTGGTGGCGCTGGCCACGTCGATGCCCGAGTTCGTCGTCAATTTCCTCGCGGCGCTCGATGGCGAGGACAGCCTGGCCCTGGGCAACGTGGTGGGGTCCAACATCGCCAACATCGGGCTGATTCTCGGCATCAGCGCGCTCGTTCTCCCGCTCGCGGTATCCTCGACGACGCTCCGCAACGAGTACCCGATGATGATGGGCGTCGCGCTGCTCTTTTACCTCCTGTCGCTGGATGGCACCATCAGCCGGATCGACGGCGGCATCCTGATCACCGGACTCGCCGCCTTTTTTATCTATGTGATCCGCGACACCCGCAAACATGCCGCCCTGGTGACCCGCGCCGTTGAGGGTGAAGAGGACGAACTCGCCGGCTCCGGCGACCCGATCTGGAAACAGGCCCTGTACATCGCCGCCGGCGTGGCCGCGCTGGCCGGCGGGGCACAGCTCATGGTCAAGGCCGCCGTCACCATCGCGGAATTTTTGGGCATCTCCCCCATCGTCATCGGCCTCACCGTGGTGGCCATCGGGACCAGCCTCCCCGAACTGGCCGCGTCCATCGCCAGTGCCCTGAAAAAAGACGCCGACATGTCCGTCGGCAACGTCCTCGGGAGCAATCTGCTCAACATCCTGTTCGTTATAGGCATGGTGTCGCTGATCCGTCCGCTCCACGTGGATACGGAATCGCTCCATATCCATTTCCCCGTGATGCTCGGTTTCAGCCTGCTGCTGCTCCCGCTCGCATGGACGCGGTTCCAGATATCCCGTCTCGAGGGGGCCCTGCTGCTGGCCGGGTTTGCGGGATACATCGTCTATCTCGTCCTCCCGTATGTCGGTTGA